A region of the Vibrio chagasii genome:
ATATTCGTAAAGCGAGTAGGGGTAATCTTGTTTAATTAGTGGTCTAAAATGTCGTTTAATGGATTTTTTTGCCTTTAATGTTTGTTTTTCGGTGCAAGTAGATATTTTGATAAGTTTGACACTTGTTTTTGTCTACGTGGGTGATTAGAATCTCGCGGTCTTTGGGGAGTAGCTTACTTGTTCATATCCTAGTGAATGAGTTCGTTCGTCAACATAATTGATGCAAAATCATCATGGCGTTCGAGGCAACCACCACCTTGGTGGCGCTTAGCAAGACCTTAGACAAGCATCGTGAACCGGGATGGGGCGCGAGGTTTGTCTTTGGTTAAATATAATAATCTCCATCCCAAATGAGCATGTCGTGAGCGTTTTAGCAATTTCAATTACAACTGTCGCCTTAGCCGAGATCGGTGATAAGACCCAGTTGCTATCCCTTTTATTAGCCAGTCGATATCGCAAGCCGATACCTATCATTGCGGCTATCTTCTTTGCCACCATAGCCAATCATGCCCTTGCAGCATGGCTCGGTGTGGTCGTCGCCGATTACTTATCGCCAGAAGTTTTAAAATGGGTGCTGGTGGTCAGCTTTATTGCAATGGCGGGCTGGATTCTGATTCCCGATAAGCTCGATGATGACGAACAAATTTCAAACCGTGGTCCTTTTGTCGCCAGCTTCATTGCGTTTTTTATCGCTGAAATTGGTGATAAGACTCAGATTGCGACTTCTATTCTAGGGGCACAATACGCCGATGCTTTGGCGTGGGTGATTCTGGGTACAACCATAGGCATGTTGCTGGCGAACGTACCTGTGGTGATCATTGGTAAGCTGTCGGCAGATAAGATGCCACTTGATCTGATTCGTAAGATCACAGCCCTGTTATTTGTTGGTTTGGCTATCGCTGCTGCGTTTTACTCATGAGTGTTTTGAGTCTTATTATACTCAACCAGTGGAGTAATGTATTGTAGGTCATACTCTTACAGAATTGTGGGGTTTATCGAGCGAATGGACATATAACTGTCATACTTGTCATGATATTTTAATCTTGTGAGTTAAGAACACGAGGGCATGATTATGTTGACGCGTTATATGGGTATTACTCCACAAAGCCAAAGCTATCTATTTACCTTTGGTCTTGCACTTACACTATTAGGCATGGTGCTGACGGACATGTGGCTACCAATGGTCGCCGGCGCTATGATCATGACTGGACTTGCAGTTGAGGCTTGGATTCGAGTCGCGCATATTATTCCGATGCGTAAAGACATCCGAGCGTTACAACAACAGCTTGTTTATCTGCAAACCAAGTCTAGAGATGAATAAACAAAAAGCCGCTGGTACTCTGAGTTCTGCTTGAGAACATAAGGTACCAGCGGCTTTTTTGATGTTTGATTCTCGGTGGGGCGTTACGCCTCCAATCCCTTTTTGATCAAATACTGGTATGGCAGCGTTTCTGTCTCTTGGCCTACCAACTGGTGATCCATGAATCGACAAAAGCTCGGGATATCTCGAGTGGTCGACGGATCGTCAGCTTTTACCAGTAACACATCGCCATCCTGCATGTTTCTAATTGTCTTCCTGACCATCATTACTGGCTCTGGGCAACGCAGGCCTTCAGCTTCTAAAGTATGGGTTGCCAGTTCAGGTTTGAATGTCATGGTTTGTATCTCTATATCTATCTAACGTGTGAATAATACGTCTGCAGAAAAAATATGCAATAAGTGCTTGGCAAACAGAATCATTTCCTATAACTTAGTTAACAAGTTGATAACAACTTGAAACAAAGGCAACTAGCTAAGGAGTGGCGATGTTGACAGGATTAGATAGATTAACAATTTATTCGGTTCTCTGTTTTATTTCTTTTTGTGCGTTAGTTTTACGCTCATCAACAGAGACCTCACTGATGCCTATTTTTGGCATAGTAGCAACGATTATTGGTATTTGGGTTGAGATGCGCCGTTGGCAGGGTGTAGCCGAAGAGCAAGAGCACTAACCTAAGTACAGCAAACAAATTCCGATACGACATTCCGACACTATCCCCAAATTTTCTTGGGCTTCCCCGCGTAATTGCGGGATTTTTTTTATCTAAAGCATGCTATAAACAAGTTAGTGAACAATGATCATTGTATTCAGCTAGGTAAGTGGCGTGGAATTAGAAGACATCTATCGTAGAGACCTTAATTTATTGGTCGCTTTAAAGGTATTGATTGAAGAGGGCAGCGTTAGTCAGGCCGCGCTTCGTCTTAACTTGAGTCAGTCGGCAACCAGCCGAGTGCTCGGGCGCTTAAGAGACCTGCTCAACGATCCTCTGTTTACTCGTCAGGGCCAACATCTTATTCCGACCAAAAAAGCGCTCGAGATCAGTCAGCGAATTGATCAGCCTTTAGAATCATTCCGCCAACTACTTAGCCCTAGTGATTTCGACCCTTACTATTGCAGCGAACGCTTTCTAATTGCGACCACTGATTACGCGATGCAAACCATCTTGCCTTATGCATTGCCGAAGATTTATGAGCAAGCACCAAATATCTCTTTGGAATTTGCCCCGCTGCAGCATGAGCATTTGTTTAAGCAGCTTAGTACCGAGCGCGTCGATATGGCGATTTGCCGACCAAGTGGCAGTGTTGCGCCACTTCATCAAGAGGTCCTTGGCCCTGTCGGGGTGTCGTGCTTACTCTCTAAAAATCACCCTTTGGCAGACAGTTCATTGAGCCTTGAGGATTATGTCTCTTTACCTCATGCGATGATTGCGATCAGTGATGGTGTAAAGGCGTTATTGGACAACGCTTTAGCCAATCAACAACCTCGAAAAATGGTACTGCGTGCTTATCACCTTGAAGCGGCATTGGCGATTGTCGATAGAATGCCGTTAGTGATTACGGTACCGGCTGATTTGGCATACTTGGTTGCAGAGCGTTATGACTTAGTCGTTAAGCCGCTGCCATTCGAGTTTATGCCGTTTGATTACTCGTTGATTTGGCATTCACGCTGTGACTCTTCTGCCTCACAACAATGGTTGAGAAGCGTGGTCAAAGAAGAGTGTGGTGAGTTAATTCAAAAGCGGATTGCTGATGTCGGTTTAGGCTAGACTTAAGAGTTGGTAGCAAGTAGCAAAAAGGGCTGATCATGATCAGCCCTTTTGTTTTTTACATGTCGCACTTTAGAGTCCGAGCGATTACAGCTTGATAACGACACGGCCTGTGATTTGACCGTTAGTGATGTCTTCTGCCGCTTGAATCGCGTCATCTAGAGATACTTCTTTTGTCGCGCTGCCGTAGAAAGACTCAGGTAGCAATTCAGCCAGTTGTTCCCACGCTTTAATGCGTTTTTCACGAGGGCACATAACAGAATCAACACCTTGTAGGCGAACGTTACGTAGAATGAATGGCATTACCGTCGTTGGTAAGTCAAAGCCACCCGCTAGGCCACAGATTGCAACCGCGCCGTTGTAATCAATTTGTGCCAATACTTTCGCAAGTACTTTGCTGCCTACGGTGTCGATAGCACCAGCCCACAGTTGTTTCTCAAGTGGTTTCGCTGGCTCTTCTAGTTCAGCACGCTCAACAATGCGAGTTGCACCGAGCGATTTTAGTAGCTCACCATTTTCTGAAGCTCGACCTGTTACTGCTGCTACTTTGTAACCTAGCTGGTTTAGTAGAGTGATAGACACGCTACCTACACCGCCACTTGCGCCAGTAACTAGGATTTCACCGTCTTCAGGTTTGATACCTGCATCAACAATTGCTTGAACACAAAGCATTGCTGTTAAGCCTGCTGTACCAATCGCCATTACTTTCTTAGCGTCTAGACCTTTAGGCATAGGCACTAACCAGTCACCGTTTAGGCTTGCTTTCTCAGCCATGCCACCCCAGTGACCTTCACCAACACCCCAACCAGTTAGAACCACTTCGTCGCCTGCTTTGTAGCGAGGGTCATCAGATTGTGAAACCACACCAGAAAGGTCGATACCAGGAACCATAGGGAAGTTGCGAACAATGCGCCCTTTACCTGTAATCGCCAAACCATCTTTGTAGTTCAAAGAAGAGTAGCTTACATCGATCTTCACGTTACCTTCAGGTAGTTGAGACTCTTCAATTTGAGAAACTGATGCGATAGTTTTTTTGTCTTCTTGGTTTAGTACAAGTGCTTTAAACATGATCTGCTCCATGGGAGAAATATTAGGAAACTGAAGTAACTTTAGTTGAATCGTTGGAGAAAAAAAAATGAAACATCAACATTGAATCTATGCGTTTTATGCATAGATATTGTTGGCTACTTTCCTCCTGATTGAGTTTGCTGAACGAACCTATCGTTTGTCTGATAGTTGGAAATAAAAAGTGCAGCTATATAAAGATAGCTGCACTTAAGATTATCCGACAAAATTACCGTCGATGAGTGCTATGGGCGTTCAAATACCGTTGCAATACCTTGGCCTAAACCAATACACATGGTTGCTAATCCGTATTTCACGTCTTGCGCTTCCATTAGGTTGATTAGCGTTGTAGAGATGCGAGAGCCTGAACAGCCTAGAGGGTGACCTAGGGCAATGGCACCGCCATTTAGGTTCACTTTTTCGTCAACCACATCCAGTAGACCTAGGTCTTTAGCACAAGGTAGAGATTGCGCCGCGAACGCTTCATTCAGCTCAATCACACCCATGTCTTCAATTGTTAAACCTGCACGCTTCAGCGCTTTTTGAGTTGCAGGTACTGGGCCGTAACCCATGATTGAAGGATCGCAGCCTGCGATAGCCATAGACTTAACGCGAGCACGAATCTTAAGACCCAGTGCATTAGCTTTTTCTTCACTCATTATAAGCATTGCCGATGCACCATCAGATAGAGCTGATGAAGTACCTGCAGTTACTGTACCGTTCGCTGGGTCGAACACTGGGCGCAGTTGAGATAGACCTTCAACCGTCGTTTCTGGACGAATAACTTCATCGTGATCCAGTGTAAACAGCGAACCGTCAGCAGCGTGACCTTCTGTTGGTAGAATTTCGTTTTTGAAACGACCTTCAACCGTTGCCGCATGTGCACGGGCGTGTGAACGTGCAGCGAATGCATCTTGGTCTTCACGGCTAATACCGTGCAGTTTGCCAAGCATTTCAGCGGTTAGGCCCATCATGCCTGCAGCTTTTGCTACGTTCTTTGACATGCCAGGGTGGAAATCAACACCGTGTGTCATTGGTACGTGACCCATGTGTTCCACACCACCGATTAGGCAAATTTCCGCATCACCAACCATGATTGAGCGAGTCGCATCATGCAGAGCTTGCATAGATGAACCACACAAACGGTTAACCGTGACAGCACCAATCTCAATTGGCAAACCAGCCAGTAGAGCTGCGTTACGTGCAACGTTGAAGCCTTGCTCTAGTGTTTGCTGTACACAGCCCCAGTAGATATCTTCGATCTCTGAAGGGTTAACTTCTGGATTACGCTCTAAAATACCCTTCATTAAATGTGCAGACAGATCTTCAGCGCGAGTGTGACGGTAAGCTCCACCTTTGGAACGTCCCATTGGGGTGCGAAGGCAATCAACAACAACTACATTATTCATTTTGCTATTCCTTTTCCAAATGTGGGTTACAGAGAACTTGCTTGTTGAGCGTCGTAAAAGCTTTCGCCTTTCTCTGCCATATCAAGTAATAGTTGAGGAACTTGGTACATTGCACCTAAGTCTTGGTAGCTCTTCGCCATTTCTACGAAGTTACCAATACCCACACTGTCTAAGTAACGGAATACGCCGCCTCGGAATGGAGGGAAGCCTAAACCGTAAACCAGTGCCATATCCGCTTCTTGCGGTGTTGCGATGATGCCTTCTTCTAAACAAAGCACGACTTCGTTGATCATTGGAATCATCACACGTTGGATAATTGTTTGGTCATCAAAATCTTGTGGTGCTTGGCATACGTCAGCCAAGATAGGAAGAATGTCTTCAGAGAATGTCTTCTTCGGGCGACCACGCTTGTCTACGCTGTATGTGTAGAAACCGCTACCGTTTTTCTGACCGTATTTTTCAGCAACGTAAAGTGCATCAATCGCATCACGACCTTCTTTGCCCATACGCTCTGGGAAACCTTGCGCCATCACAGCTTGTGCGTGGTGTGCAGTGTCTAGACCTACAACGTCTAGTAAGTAAGCTGGACCCATTGGCCAACCGAACTTGCGCTCCATGACTTTATCGATCTTAGTGAAATCAGCACCGTCACGTAGCAACATGCTGAAACCGCCAAAGTAAGGGAAAAGTACACGGTTAACGAAGAAGCCTGGGCAATCATTTACAACGATAGGGGATTTGCCCATCTTCGCTGCGTAAGCCACAACGCGATTAATCGTCTCTTCTGAAGTGTGCTCGCCACGGATGATCTCAACCAAAGGCATGCGGTGCACTGGGTTAAAGAAGTGCATACCACAGAAGTTTTCTGGGCGTTTCAGAGATGTCGCTAGCAGGTTGATAGGAATCGTAGAAGTATTTGAGGTCAGTACAGTGTCTTCACCGACTAGGCCTTCCACTTCGCTCAGTACCGCGGCTTTTACTTTTGGATTCTCCACCACGGCTTCTACGACAACGTCTGATTGCTCAACACCAGCGTAATGCAAGCTTGGAGTAATCGAAGACAGGATGCCTGCCATCTTGAAGCCATCTAGGCGACCGCGAGATAGGCGCTTATTCAATAGCTTAGACGCTTCGTTCATACCAAGGTCAAGCGATGCTTGTGCGATGTCTTTCATCATCACTGGCACGCCTTTCAGCGCAGATTGGTAAGCAATGCCGCCACCCATGATGCCTGCACCTAGTACAGCAGCACGTTGAGTGTCTTTGGTTGCTGACTTACCTGCTTTTTTAGCAAGACCTTTGATGTATTGGTCATTTAGGAACAGACCAACCAGCGCTTTGGCTTCTTCAGATTTCGCTAGCTTGATGAAGTGTTTACGTTCGATATCGAGTGCAGCATCACGATCGCTTCGTGCCGCTTCTTCAATAGCAATGACTGAAGTAATCGGAGCTGGGTAGTGAGGGCCAGCTTTTTGAGCAACGAGGCCTTTCGCCATGGTAAAGCTCATCATCGCTTCGAGTTTGCTTAGCGATAATGCTGATGTTTTCTGTTTGCGGCGTAATTGCCAGTCTAGTTTTTCATTAGCAGCCAGAGAAACGGTATTGATTGCCGACTCTAGCAGTTGGTCTGTTTCTACAATCGCGTCTAACAAGCCAATTTTTAGTGCTTCATCAGCTCGGCATGCTTTGCCTTGAGTGATGATTTCCATTGCACTGTCAGCACCAATAACGCGAGGCAGGCGCACACAACCACCAAAGCCAGGCATGATGCCAAGTTTGGTTTCAGGTAAGCCAATGCTGGTGGTCTTGTCACCGATACGGAAGTCAGTTGCCAATACACATTCACAACCGCCGCCTAGGGCATGGCCGCGCATCATTGAAAGAGTTGGAACAGGAAGGTCTTCTAGCTTGCTGAAGATGGAGTTTGCAAATCTTAACCATTCATCAAGTTCTGATTCTGGCTTAGCAAATAGACCAAGAAATTCAGTGATGTCTGCGCCTACAATGAACGCGTCTTTGTTTGAAGTTAAGATTAAACCACGTAGTCCTGCGTGAGCTTTAAGAGCGTCTAACGCTTTGTCTAGTGATTCTAAAGTAGCAAGGTCGAGTTTGTTTACAGAGGCTGGAGCACAGAAGCTTAATTCTGCAATGCCATCTTGTAATTCCTTTACCTGTAGGGTGTTAGCTTGGTAAATCATTGTCTATCTCCATGACATACAATCCACGATTGTTTGAGAGAATCTTGTTGTCTTTCTATTATTGTAGAATACCTGGTAAGACCAGTTAACTTAGTCTGTACCTCTGTAAGATGAATTTCAATACATTTTTTAAACAATTGTTTAACATTGTGCGATAGCACAGATCCTCTAACCCTTATTATTCACGCGTGATACACTTCGCCGCTCTTATTAATTAAGTTAACGATATGAATGAACAGCCTTATTTAATACCGTCAGCTCCGGCTCGGTTTGAAGAAGAGATCAAGAAGAGCATCTTTATTACTCACCTTGCGCATACTCCAAGTGTAGAAGCCGCGAAGCAGTTCGTAGAGCAGGTAAAAAAAGAGCACGCTTCAGCGAGGCATAATTGTTGGGGCTTTGTTGCTGGTCGACCTGAAGACTCAATGCTTTGGGGCTTTAGTGATGATGGAGAACCCTCCGGTACCGCGGGTAAGCCTATCTTGGCGCAATTGTCTGGATCTGGTGTGGGTGAATTAACGGCTGTCGTCACGCGTTACTCTGGCGGAATTAAGCTTGGAACCGGTGGTTTGGTTAAAGCTTATGGTGGCGGAGTGCAACAAGCTCTCAAGCTGCTTCAAACTATCGAGAAAAAAATAACCACAAAATTACGGCTAGAGTTAGACTATGGCTTTGTGCCAATCGCACAATCCATCATGGCTCAGCATCAGGTTGTTGAGATCCAAGCGGATTATGGTGTGCAAGTTGAGCTTATTATTGAGATAGAGCTCCTTCAGGTAGATGCGTTTACCCAAACCATGATCAATAAAAGCGGTGCCAAGGCACTGGTAACGAAAGTAAAAGACAACTAGGAAGTGTGAAGCATTTCGCTTCGTTCAATAGCTCATGCAATTTCGCTCAATTATTCGAATCGTCGGATTATTATTAGCACTTTTTAGTGTATCAATGCTCGCACCTGCGTTAGTCGCTCTGATCTATCGAGATGGTGCGGGTGTGCCATTTGTAACGACTTTCTTTGTTCTGTTATTTTGTGGTGCGACGTGTTGGTTTCCAAACCGACGTTATAAGCATGAGTTAAAAGCGCGCGATGGCTTTTTGATTGTGGTTCTGTTTTGGACTGTAATCGGTAGTGCGGGTGCGTTGCCGTTTTTGATCGCTGATAACCCCAATGTTTCGGTAACCGATGCCTTCTTCGAATCCTTTTCTGCACTGACCACTACCGGTGCGACGGTGATTGTCGGCCTTGATGATTTACCTAAGGCGATCTTGTTTTATCGCCAGTTCCTGCAATGGTTCGGTGGTATGGGTATCATCGTATTGGCGGTAGCCATTCTTCCTGTTCTGGGTATCGGTGGTATGCAGCTGTACCGAGCTGAGATTCCAGGCCCGGTAAAAGACAGCAAAATGACTCCGCGTATCGCTGAAACGGCAAAAGCGCTGTGGTACATCTATCTCAGCCTAACCATTGCTTGTGCGGTGGCGTTTTGGCTAGCCGGTATGAGCTTCTTTGATGCAATCAGTCATAGCTTCTCTACTATTGCTATTGGTGGCTTCTCCACTCACGATGCAAGCATGGGCTATTTCAACAGCCCGGCTATTAACATGATTACCGTGGTGTTCCTGCTTATATCTGCGTGTAATTACTCTCTTCACTTTGCTGCATTTGCTTCAGGTGGTGTGCATCCTAAGTACTATTGGAAAGATCCTGAGTTCCGTGCCTTTATCTTTATTCAGGCAGTACTGTTCTTGGTTTGTTTCTTATTACTGCTCAATCATCACTCTTATGACTCGTACTACGATGCTTTCGATCAAGCCTTGTTCCAAACCGTGTCTATCTCTACGACCGCTGGTTTTACAACGACTGGTTTCTCAGAGTGGCCATTGTTCTTACCCGTACTGCTTTTGTTCTCTTCTTTTATAGGGGGATGTGCAGGTTCTACGGGTGGTGGTATGAAAGTGATTCGAATCTTACTACTTACTCTGCAAGGTGCTCGTGAAATGAAGCGTCTTGTTCACCCTCGGGCTGTCTATACCATCAAGGTTGGCGGTTCTGCACTACCACAACGTGTCGTAGATGCGGTCTGGGGCTTCTTCTCTGCATACGCATT
Encoded here:
- the fadA gene encoding acetyl-CoA C-acyltransferase FadA codes for the protein MNNVVVVDCLRTPMGRSKGGAYRHTRAEDLSAHLMKGILERNPEVNPSEIEDIYWGCVQQTLEQGFNVARNAALLAGLPIEIGAVTVNRLCGSSMQALHDATRSIMVGDAEICLIGGVEHMGHVPMTHGVDFHPGMSKNVAKAAGMMGLTAEMLGKLHGISREDQDAFAARSHARAHAATVEGRFKNEILPTEGHAADGSLFTLDHDEVIRPETTVEGLSQLRPVFDPANGTVTAGTSSALSDGASAMLIMSEEKANALGLKIRARVKSMAIAGCDPSIMGYGPVPATQKALKRAGLTIEDMGVIELNEAFAAQSLPCAKDLGLLDVVDEKVNLNGGAIALGHPLGCSGSRISTTLINLMEAQDVKYGLATMCIGLGQGIATVFERP
- a CDS encoding LysR family transcriptional regulator, translated to MELEDIYRRDLNLLVALKVLIEEGSVSQAALRLNLSQSATSRVLGRLRDLLNDPLFTRQGQHLIPTKKALEISQRIDQPLESFRQLLSPSDFDPYYCSERFLIATTDYAMQTILPYALPKIYEQAPNISLEFAPLQHEHLFKQLSTERVDMAICRPSGSVAPLHQEVLGPVGVSCLLSKNHPLADSSLSLEDYVSLPHAMIAISDGVKALLDNALANQQPRKMVLRAYHLEAALAIVDRMPLVITVPADLAYLVAERYDLVVKPLPFEFMPFDYSLIWHSRCDSSASQQWLRSVVKEECGELIQKRIADVGLG
- the acuI gene encoding acrylyl-CoA reductase (NADPH), which gives rise to MFKALVLNQEDKKTIASVSQIEESQLPEGNVKIDVSYSSLNYKDGLAITGKGRIVRNFPMVPGIDLSGVVSQSDDPRYKAGDEVVLTGWGVGEGHWGGMAEKASLNGDWLVPMPKGLDAKKVMAIGTAGLTAMLCVQAIVDAGIKPEDGEILVTGASGGVGSVSITLLNQLGYKVAAVTGRASENGELLKSLGATRIVERAELEEPAKPLEKQLWAGAIDTVGSKVLAKVLAQIDYNGAVAICGLAGGFDLPTTVMPFILRNVRLQGVDSVMCPREKRIKAWEQLAELLPESFYGSATKEVSLDDAIQAAEDITNGQITGRVVIKL
- the fadB gene encoding fatty acid oxidation complex subunit alpha FadB, which gives rise to MIYQANTLQVKELQDGIAELSFCAPASVNKLDLATLESLDKALDALKAHAGLRGLILTSNKDAFIVGADITEFLGLFAKPESELDEWLRFANSIFSKLEDLPVPTLSMMRGHALGGGCECVLATDFRIGDKTTSIGLPETKLGIMPGFGGCVRLPRVIGADSAMEIITQGKACRADEALKIGLLDAIVETDQLLESAINTVSLAANEKLDWQLRRKQKTSALSLSKLEAMMSFTMAKGLVAQKAGPHYPAPITSVIAIEEAARSDRDAALDIERKHFIKLAKSEEAKALVGLFLNDQYIKGLAKKAGKSATKDTQRAAVLGAGIMGGGIAYQSALKGVPVMMKDIAQASLDLGMNEASKLLNKRLSRGRLDGFKMAGILSSITPSLHYAGVEQSDVVVEAVVENPKVKAAVLSEVEGLVGEDTVLTSNTSTIPINLLATSLKRPENFCGMHFFNPVHRMPLVEIIRGEHTSEETINRVVAYAAKMGKSPIVVNDCPGFFVNRVLFPYFGGFSMLLRDGADFTKIDKVMERKFGWPMGPAYLLDVVGLDTAHHAQAVMAQGFPERMGKEGRDAIDALYVAEKYGQKNGSGFYTYSVDKRGRPKKTFSEDILPILADVCQAPQDFDDQTIIQRVMIPMINEVVLCLEEGIIATPQEADMALVYGLGFPPFRGGVFRYLDSVGIGNFVEMAKSYQDLGAMYQVPQLLLDMAEKGESFYDAQQASSL
- a CDS encoding TrkH family potassium uptake protein, which translates into the protein MQFRSIIRIVGLLLALFSVSMLAPALVALIYRDGAGVPFVTTFFVLLFCGATCWFPNRRYKHELKARDGFLIVVLFWTVIGSAGALPFLIADNPNVSVTDAFFESFSALTTTGATVIVGLDDLPKAILFYRQFLQWFGGMGIIVLAVAILPVLGIGGMQLYRAEIPGPVKDSKMTPRIAETAKALWYIYLSLTIACAVAFWLAGMSFFDAISHSFSTIAIGGFSTHDASMGYFNSPAINMITVVFLLISACNYSLHFAAFASGGVHPKYYWKDPEFRAFIFIQAVLFLVCFLLLLNHHSYDSYYDAFDQALFQTVSISTTAGFTTTGFSEWPLFLPVLLLFSSFIGGCAGSTGGGMKVIRILLLTLQGAREMKRLVHPRAVYTIKVGGSALPQRVVDAVWGFFSAYALVFVVCMLALIATGMDELSAFSAVAATLNNLGPGLGEVAVHFGDVNDKAKWVLIVSMLFGRLEIFTLLILLTPTFWRS
- a CDS encoding YigZ family protein, whose translation is MNEQPYLIPSAPARFEEEIKKSIFITHLAHTPSVEAAKQFVEQVKKEHASARHNCWGFVAGRPEDSMLWGFSDDGEPSGTAGKPILAQLSGSGVGELTAVVTRYSGGIKLGTGGLVKAYGGGVQQALKLLQTIEKKITTKLRLELDYGFVPIAQSIMAQHQVVEIQADYGVQVELIIEIELLQVDAFTQTMINKSGAKALVTKVKDN
- a CDS encoding TMEM165/GDT1 family protein, coding for MSVLAISITTVALAEIGDKTQLLSLLLASRYRKPIPIIAAIFFATIANHALAAWLGVVVADYLSPEVLKWVLVVSFIAMAGWILIPDKLDDDEQISNRGPFVASFIAFFIAEIGDKTQIATSILGAQYADALAWVILGTTIGMLLANVPVVIIGKLSADKMPLDLIRKITALLFVGLAIAAAFYS
- the tusA gene encoding sulfurtransferase TusA, translating into MTFKPELATHTLEAEGLRCPEPVMMVRKTIRNMQDGDVLLVKADDPSTTRDIPSFCRFMDHQLVGQETETLPYQYLIKKGLEA